Proteins from a genomic interval of Clostridium sp. AN503:
- a CDS encoding cupin domain-containing protein, whose translation MIRKRDEKIYDRKPAPFNGTGEICVRSLLDGPDEMYQTGRVFGHTTVYPGSAIGYHVHQNESETYYILSGTAKYNDNGSESIVTAGDVAFCGTGEGHGIEAVGNEPVEMIALILYDKREAKN comes from the coding sequence ATGATAAGAAAAAGAGATGAGAAGATCTATGACAGAAAACCGGCCCCATTTAACGGAACAGGCGAAATCTGCGTGAGGAGCCTCTTAGATGGACCGGATGAGATGTATCAGACCGGGCGTGTATTTGGGCATACGACCGTTTACCCCGGATCTGCCATCGGATATCATGTACATCAGAATGAGTCGGAGACTTACTATATTTTAAGCGGAACTGCAAAATATAATGACAACGGGAGCGAATCCATTGTTACAGCGGGGGATGTGGCATTCTGCGGAACCGGAGAAGGGCATGGGATTGAGGCTGTCGGGAATGAGCCGGTTGAGATGATCGCGCTGATCCTGTATGACAAGAGGGAAGCAAAAAATTAA
- a CDS encoding isocitrate lyase/PEP mutase family protein, with protein sequence MKPEYTKKPTPSFIELIQKEQVFAPCVWDCRTSRAAELSGFDALMLSGGQLAESIAGLPDIGLITADDLVQCTERICNYSSLPLIIDADDGFGETPLCTYRLVNRLINAGAKGATIDDTTGIRGWNRWGFAMMNGYKDGDIKHEVVSRENWLAKIAAALEAAKGKDFLVIARTECKLEYGLDEAITRCKAAEAMAKEMGVPVMTLIIGLKTIEEAEKVSREVTGWKMWPDVMSKNGKPDINLDDVIPYGFNFVTTHIFEKASMFGMYLYGKETLVARNTVFHDTHDMGGMSAEEQGRWSDMDLNYYIGIEDDFNKMAEKYNKREMK encoded by the coding sequence ATGAAACCGGAATATACAAAAAAACCAACCCCTTCCTTTATTGAGCTGATCCAAAAAGAGCAGGTATTTGCGCCGTGCGTATGGGACTGCCGCACTTCAAGAGCTGCGGAGCTGTCAGGCTTTGACGCGCTGATGCTTTCTGGCGGACAGCTGGCTGAAAGTATTGCCGGCCTTCCGGATATCGGATTGATCACAGCAGACGATCTGGTGCAGTGTACGGAGAGAATCTGCAATTACTCATCTCTTCCCCTGATCATTGACGCGGATGATGGATTCGGCGAGACTCCTTTATGTACATACCGCCTTGTGAACCGACTGATCAATGCGGGAGCCAAGGGAGCTACCATCGATGACACCACAGGCATCAGAGGGTGGAACCGTTGGGGCTTTGCCATGATGAATGGCTATAAGGACGGCGATATCAAGCATGAGGTAGTATCGAGAGAGAACTGGCTGGCCAAGATTGCGGCGGCGCTTGAGGCAGCTAAGGGAAAGGATTTCCTTGTGATCGCCCGCACAGAATGTAAGCTGGAGTATGGGCTTGACGAGGCGATCACCCGCTGTAAAGCGGCTGAAGCCATGGCAAAGGAGATGGGCGTGCCGGTCATGACCCTGATCATTGGCTTAAAGACCATCGAGGAAGCTGAAAAAGTGAGCAGGGAAGTGACTGGATGGAAAATGTGGCCGGACGTTATGAGCAAGAACGGAAAACCGGATATCAACCTGGATGATGTGATCCCCTACGGTTTTAATTTTGTCACGACCCATATCTTTGAAAAAGCGTCTATGTTTGGCATGTACCTTTATGGGAAAGAGACGCTTGTCGCCCGCAATACGGTGTTCCACGATACCCATGATATGGGCGGAATGAGTGCGGAGGAGCAGGGCCGGTGGAGTGATATGGATTTAAACTATTATATTGGGATTGAGGACGACTTCAACAAAATGGCAGAAAAATATAACAAGAGGGAAATGAAATGA